A region of the Arenibacter antarcticus genome:
CTGCTAAAAGCCTTTGATATCAGCGTAATTGGTGGTGCCACAGAAGCGTTGAGCGATATGTTTGTAAGCGTAGAAAAAGCCAATGAAAAATTAGTGGTGGCTGCCATTCCCTTCCTCAAGGATCGCGATATCCGCAAGTCCGCCGCAGGGGAAAGCTATGCCACTAAAATTGAACAGATTAAATCGGGATTACGAACTTATTTTTCAAATGTAACTACCTACTACAGTCAGCACCATGCCGATCAGGTGTTTATCTTGATGGGCCATTTATATGTGCAGGGCAGCGAACTTTCAGAAAGTGAGCGCGATATACAGATTGGGAATCAAGCTGGAGTGGAGGCCAATATGTTTGGGGAAATCCCACATTATGTGGCCCTCGGTCATATTCACAAACCTCAGGTTATTTCGGAAGCACTAAATATCCATTATTGTGGATCTCCAATTCCATTGAGCTTTTCCGAAAAAGAAGATCACAAGCAAATTAATGTGATTACGGTAGAAGATAATAAAATTGTCAATGTAGACATCGTTCCCCTTCCCAAGCACAGAAACCTAGTCACTTTTGAGGGTTGTTTACAAGAAGTAGAAGACAAATTAAATGCTTATTTAGAAGTAACCACTTTGACATCCCTAGCCGAGATAATCGTAAATGAGGAGCACGAAAGTTTGGAGAAGCGTCAAGCTTTTGACGAGCTTACCAATTCACAACCCAATGCGAATATCGAAATTGTTAAATCGAGACTCAATTTTAAGAGCAAGATTCGTGGTGCCAGTGATGCCTTTGCTGTGGGTACCGATGTAGCAGATGTTACCCCCATGCAGATGTTCGAAAAAAAATTGGAGCTACAGAGCGACTTGGAAAACACAGAAGAATTAAAGAACGCTTTTCGTGAAATTTTGGAAGAATTGAAATTATAGTCCATGAAAATTCTAAAAATTAGATTTGAAAACATTCACTCCTTAAAAGGGGAGCACCAGGTAGATTTTGGCGATGGTATCCTAGACGAAGCAGGACTTTTCGCCATTACCGGGCCAACCGGAGCTGGTAAGTCCACCTTACTGGATGTAATTACTCTT
Encoded here:
- a CDS encoding exonuclease subunit SbcD, encoding MKILHTSDWHIGKQLHKYDLSEDLELFFTWLITYIKTENIDVLMVSGDIFDQANPSQSAYKQYYDLLKNLITLDCKIILTGGNHDSATVLNAPAELLKAFDISVIGGATEALSDMFVSVEKANEKLVVAAIPFLKDRDIRKSAAGESYATKIEQIKSGLRTYFSNVTTYYSQHHADQVFILMGHLYVQGSELSESERDIQIGNQAGVEANMFGEIPHYVALGHIHKPQVISEALNIHYCGSPIPLSFSEKEDHKQINVITVEDNKIVNVDIVPLPKHRNLVTFEGCLQEVEDKLNAYLEVTTLTSLAEIIVNEEHESLEKRQAFDELTNSQPNANIEIVKSRLNFKSKIRGASDAFAVGTDVADVTPMQMFEKKLELQSDLENTEELKNAFREILEELKL